A genomic window from Flavobacterium phycosphaerae includes:
- a CDS encoding AAA family ATPase, with protein MKIKTISINKYKAFTKEEKIPIDEKNVFIYGENGSGKSSFYYALKDFFQSSVEPIDMASLRNYTLTDGLTDCSIEIEFTGTIRNILNETTKSTNTPQISDANRLKSFLTYKHLLGIHNVKISQEIDVFELVVNGVLKHFKSATITGGVELGVLWLDLLNEHKKDYGSGKEFYFARQKKASVERKAIAFNNAINKLFLTGNPDYLAPGVNKILEKLSPGLKIEFNRHTVTVNEWGYITMPKIILEVESQGVSLNTKAPHFSLNEAKLSAIAISIFLGAIVKQSPFSKEIKPLFLDDILIGLDNENRLKLLHLLQEKDVPTADKVFKDFQIFITTYDRHWYEVAKLNLSNWKFIEFYKGTNGPEINHNQKTNIERARCYLNAYDFPACANYLRKECENVLKEKLLETYKVGKGIKGLVKPPDLETLINRLKEYYEDLGLEPPFNLVESLQNYKSILFNPMSHSDLESPIYKNDLELAFKTIDDLQKIVLPTRKIIISKGTLFNLTLPTINYSAEIVTAKDIYLVEHNAIKSISPIDIFFKTWRREGVEYAIPTGSPAIAYANAGLLDRIKNSPFSIEKAINGLNITCNDRGQAEVIEEEILKALVSDGKTVFDIIDESKK; from the coding sequence ATGAAAATTAAAACCATTTCCATTAATAAATACAAAGCTTTTACCAAAGAAGAAAAAATACCAATAGACGAAAAAAACGTTTTTATTTATGGTGAAAATGGTAGTGGTAAAAGTTCCTTTTATTATGCTTTGAAAGATTTTTTTCAATCAAGTGTTGAACCAATAGATATGGCTTCTTTGAGAAACTATACTTTAACAGATGGATTAACAGATTGTTCTATAGAGATAGAATTTACGGGTACAATACGAAATATACTAAACGAGACAACTAAAAGTACTAATACACCTCAAATATCAGATGCAAATCGGTTAAAAAGTTTTCTAACATACAAGCATTTATTAGGTATTCATAATGTAAAAATTTCACAAGAAATTGATGTTTTTGAATTAGTAGTGAATGGTGTTTTAAAACATTTTAAATCAGCCACAATAACTGGAGGTGTAGAATTAGGAGTTCTTTGGCTGGATTTGCTTAATGAGCATAAAAAAGATTACGGAAGTGGTAAAGAATTTTATTTTGCTCGTCAAAAAAAAGCGTCTGTAGAACGAAAAGCAATTGCTTTTAATAACGCCATAAACAAACTTTTTTTAACTGGAAATCCAGATTATTTAGCTCCAGGAGTAAATAAAATATTAGAAAAATTATCACCCGGGTTAAAGATAGAATTTAATAGGCATACAGTTACGGTTAATGAATGGGGTTATATAACAATGCCTAAAATAATTTTAGAAGTTGAATCACAAGGAGTGTCACTAAATACTAAAGCTCCGCATTTTTCATTAAACGAAGCTAAACTATCGGCAATTGCAATAAGTATTTTTTTAGGAGCAATTGTCAAACAGAGTCCATTTTCAAAAGAAATTAAACCACTATTTTTAGATGATATTTTAATTGGTTTAGATAATGAGAATAGGTTAAAACTTCTTCATTTATTACAAGAAAAAGATGTGCCTACTGCAGATAAAGTTTTCAAGGATTTTCAAATTTTTATTACTACTTACGACAGGCATTGGTATGAAGTTGCAAAACTAAATTTATCAAACTGGAAATTTATTGAGTTCTATAAAGGAACAAATGGTCCAGAAATAAATCACAATCAAAAAACTAATATTGAAAGAGCACGGTGTTATTTAAATGCCTATGATTTTCCAGCTTGTGCCAATTATTTAAGAAAAGAATGTGAAAATGTATTAAAAGAGAAACTTCTTGAAACATACAAAGTTGGTAAAGGAATAAAAGGGTTAGTCAAACCACCCGATTTAGAAACTTTAATTAATAGGTTAAAAGAATATTACGAGGATCTTGGATTGGAGCCACCTTTTAATTTAGTGGAAAGTTTACAAAATTACAAAAGCATTCTTTTCAATCCAATGTCACATAGCGATTTGGAAAGTCCAATTTATAAAAATGATCTCGAGTTAGCATTTAAAACAATCGACGATTTGCAGAAAATAGTTTTGCCTACAAGAAAGATAATAATAAGTAAAGGAACTTTATTTAATCTTACACTGCCTACAATAAATTATTCAGCTGAAATTGTTACTGCAAAAGATATTTATTTAGTTGAGCATAATGCTATTAAGAGTATTAGTCCAATAGATATATTTTTTAAAACTTGGAGGAGAGAAGGTGTCGAGTATGCAATACCAACGGGTAGTCCTGCAATAGCTTACGCCAATGCTGGGCTTCTTGATAGAATAAAGAATAGTCCATTTTCAATTGAAAAAGCAATAAATGGTTTAAATATTACCTGTAATGATAGAGGTCAAGCTGAAGTCATAGAGGAGGAAATTTTAAAAGCATTGGTCTCTGATGGTAAAACTGTTTTCGACATTATTGATGAATCAAAAAAATAG
- a CDS encoding Eco57I restriction-modification methylase domain-containing protein has protein sequence MDKKTAQQLIEKTFNNSFNEEQFTIFSKNLLNDFETKNNSYSGNLLWDDYKEHINSYKRIGKYIDPQGDALDILLVEVKTVTKLEKARTTLRNFVIKHLNNFEKDYALVAFYSKEDGGDDWRFSFVKLEYRSEFDEGKGKVKTKKDFTPAKRYSFLVGKYEKCHTAQEQLLPLLQNIANNPTVAELENAFSIEKVTDEFFNQYKELYSKLFEHFKKDNNIQAELLRSNIDNARFTKKLLGQIVFLYFLQKKGWLGVEQNQKWGTGNKRFVQDLFDVSENERVNFFKDKLQYLFYEALAKERDNENSYYSKLNCRIPFLNGGLFEADYDWKNANITIPTTLFRSGEEKESERTGILDVFGRYNFTIKEDEPLDKEVAVDPEMLGKVFENMLEITERKSKGAFYTPREIVHYMCQESLIHYLDNALNETKENNLLVPKTDIEDYIRKGHFALENDQRVAAKGETKTYQYQLPESIRLNAELIDQKLSDIRICDPAIGSGAFPVGLLHELVTAQLVLKPHFSLNYLKDKLDHFKFKERDNINESRYVYRLKRHIIQESIYGVDIDASAIDIARLRLWLSLVVDEDDLDPIETLPNLDYKIVCGNSLIGMPENAMHDLEIEKELENLKDKFYDQTNETTKKDLRKEINTKIRELLDSAEIYAGYKIDFDFKLFFSEVWREKGGFDVVIGNPPYIGISKVNYKDTLKKINYETFATTGDLYVLFYENGYKMLKQHGNVNLITSNKWINASYGSKTRNFFAKRTNPYLLIDFAKVKIFPNATVFVNILMLERSSPDRYVEAVAIEGNYLPTQTLYDYFTSRKVTIELKGEEVWKIGSTKELDINQKIESKGTRLKDWNGIEFFRGITSGFNEAFHLNIQDAQELISLDQKNLEIIKPLLRGKDIKRWIFDYHDLFILNSHNGVRENDVKRINVEKDYPTIYNYLLDYYDQNSPKAVLLKDGSYQTLKDRADQGDHWTNLRNCAFINEFEKPKIIWLEISERANYAFDNGGYFLTNSAYFISGENLKYLITILNSSVSDYYFFQITAKIAGGRKRYTKQYVEQIPIPVISKNDQLPFELLVDYVILSKTQTNDLIFKFFEQLLDAIVFELYFTEEMKSAGKEIINNLKDLKPINDSMSQEQKLAIIQSEFERLYDDRHPVKFAIETLDSIEEVRIIKEALK, from the coding sequence ATGGATAAGAAAACAGCACAACAGCTAATAGAAAAAACATTTAATAACTCTTTTAACGAAGAGCAGTTTACTATATTTTCCAAAAACTTGTTGAATGACTTTGAAACAAAAAATAATTCGTATAGTGGCAATTTGCTTTGGGATGATTACAAAGAGCATATCAATTCCTATAAAAGAATAGGCAAATATATCGACCCACAAGGTGATGCGTTAGATATACTATTAGTAGAAGTAAAAACGGTAACCAAACTTGAAAAAGCCAGAACAACACTTAGAAACTTTGTTATTAAACATCTAAATAATTTTGAAAAAGATTATGCCTTAGTAGCTTTTTATTCTAAAGAAGATGGTGGCGATGATTGGCGTTTTTCATTTGTGAAACTCGAATACCGTTCTGAATTTGATGAAGGAAAGGGAAAAGTTAAGACCAAAAAAGATTTTACTCCTGCCAAAAGATATTCATTCTTAGTAGGTAAATATGAAAAATGTCACACTGCTCAGGAACAATTATTACCGCTTTTACAAAATATTGCCAATAATCCAACAGTTGCAGAATTAGAGAATGCTTTTAGTATAGAGAAAGTTACAGATGAGTTCTTTAATCAATACAAAGAGCTTTATTCAAAATTATTTGAGCATTTCAAGAAAGACAATAACATACAAGCTGAGTTATTGAGGTCAAATATCGACAATGCACGTTTTACTAAAAAGTTATTGGGTCAAATCGTCTTTCTATACTTCTTGCAAAAGAAAGGTTGGTTAGGGGTTGAACAAAATCAAAAATGGGGAACGGGAAACAAGCGATTTGTTCAGGATTTATTTGATGTTTCTGAAAATGAAAGAGTCAATTTCTTTAAAGACAAATTGCAGTATTTGTTTTATGAAGCATTAGCGAAAGAACGCGATAACGAGAACTCTTACTATTCTAAATTAAATTGTCGAATTCCTTTCTTGAATGGTGGTCTGTTTGAAGCAGATTATGATTGGAAAAATGCAAACATTACTATTCCTACTACACTCTTTAGGAGTGGTGAAGAAAAAGAAAGTGAACGAACCGGTATTTTAGATGTTTTTGGACGGTACAACTTTACTATAAAGGAAGACGAACCTCTTGACAAAGAAGTAGCGGTCGACCCAGAAATGTTGGGTAAAGTATTTGAGAACATGCTTGAAATTACCGAACGCAAAAGCAAAGGCGCTTTCTATACACCAAGAGAAATTGTGCATTATATGTGCCAGGAAAGCTTGATACATTATTTAGATAATGCGCTTAATGAGACAAAAGAAAATAATTTACTAGTTCCTAAAACAGATATCGAAGATTATATACGTAAAGGGCATTTTGCTCTGGAAAATGACCAACGTGTAGCTGCTAAAGGTGAAACCAAAACCTATCAATACCAACTGCCCGAGAGTATTAGGCTAAATGCCGAACTTATCGACCAAAAACTAAGTGACATCCGAATTTGTGACCCGGCTATCGGTTCGGGTGCTTTTCCAGTGGGATTATTGCACGAATTGGTTACGGCACAATTAGTTTTAAAACCTCATTTCAGTCTCAATTATTTAAAAGATAAACTAGACCATTTTAAGTTTAAAGAAAGAGATAACATAAACGAAAGCCGTTACGTCTACCGCTTAAAACGCCACATCATACAAGAAAGCATTTACGGTGTTGATATCGATGCCAGTGCCATTGATATTGCACGTTTACGTCTGTGGTTATCGCTTGTGGTGGATGAAGATGATTTAGACCCAATTGAAACGTTACCTAACTTAGATTATAAAATTGTTTGTGGCAATTCGTTAATTGGGATGCCTGAAAATGCAATGCATGATTTGGAAATAGAAAAAGAATTAGAAAATCTTAAAGACAAGTTCTACGACCAAACTAATGAAACAACAAAGAAAGATCTTCGAAAAGAAATAAATACCAAAATAAGGGAACTTTTAGATTCCGCAGAAATTTATGCTGGTTACAAAATAGATTTTGATTTTAAACTATTTTTCTCCGAAGTATGGAGGGAAAAGGGAGGCTTTGATGTAGTGATTGGAAATCCTCCTTACATTGGTATTTCAAAGGTTAATTATAAAGATACTCTCAAAAAAATAAATTATGAAACCTTTGCAACAACAGGTGATTTATATGTACTATTCTATGAGAATGGTTATAAAATGTTAAAACAACATGGAAATGTTAATCTAATAACTTCTAATAAATGGATTAATGCTTCATATGGTTCTAAAACTAGAAATTTCTTTGCGAAAAGAACAAATCCTTATTTACTTATAGATTTTGCCAAAGTTAAAATTTTTCCAAATGCTACAGTTTTTGTAAATATCTTAATGTTGGAAAGAAGTAGTCCTGATAGGTATGTCGAAGCTGTTGCTATTGAAGGTAATTATCTTCCAACACAAACATTGTATGATTATTTTACTAGTAGAAAAGTAACTATAGAATTAAAAGGTGAAGAAGTTTGGAAAATTGGCTCTACAAAAGAATTAGATATAAATCAAAAAATTGAATCAAAAGGAACAAGATTAAAAGATTGGAACGGTATTGAATTTTTTAGAGGAATAACTTCGGGATTTAATGAAGCATTTCATTTAAATATTCAAGACGCTCAAGAGCTGATTAGCTTAGACCAAAAGAATTTAGAAATAATTAAACCTTTATTAAGAGGCAAGGATATAAAAAGATGGATTTTTGATTATCATGATTTATTTATTTTGAATAGTCATAATGGAGTACGAGAAAATGACGTAAAACGAATTAATGTAGAAAAGGATTATCCAACAATATATAATTATTTACTTGATTATTATGACCAAAATAGTCCAAAAGCTGTTTTGTTAAAAGATGGTAGTTATCAAACTTTGAAAGACAGGGCTGATCAAGGTGATCATTGGACTAATTTGCGAAACTGTGCATTTATTAATGAATTTGAAAAGCCAAAAATAATTTGGCTTGAAATTTCTGAACGTGCAAATTATGCATTTGATAATGGTGGATATTTTTTAACTAATTCAGCGTATTTTATATCCGGTGAAAATTTAAAGTATCTTATTACAATATTAAACTCTTCCGTTTCAGACTATTATTTCTTCCAAATTACTGCAAAAATTGCAGGAGGTAGAAAACGTTATACAAAACAATATGTAGAGCAAATCCCAATACCTGTAATTAGTAAAAATGATCAACTTCCATTTGAACTCTTAGTTGATTATGTAATTTTATCTAAGACTCAAACAAATGATTTGATTTTCAAATTCTTTGAACAACTATTAGATGCAATTGTTTTTGAACTTTACTTCACTGAAGAGATGAAATCTGCTGGAAAAGAAATTATAAATAATTTAAAGGATTTAAAGCCTATTAACGATTCTATGAGTCAGGAACAAAAGTTAGCAATTATCCAATCTGAATTTGAGCGTTTATATGATGACAGGCATCCTGTAAAATTTGCCATCGAAACACTGGATAGTATTGAAGAAGTTAGAATAATTAAAGAAGCTTTAAAATAA
- a CDS encoding HNH endonuclease family protein, which translates to MRIHHSTNRNWYKRFFEYKEDFVTRPPYQRKVVWSRKKKQALMDSLFRRYYIPKLVVREVRLADNRTVNEIVDGQQRITTVQDFFDNQYPLPKSLQDISKDLAGKYYKDLDTEIRKFIDKSLKYQADVIKNIDQPSSVEHQLIATDIFWRLQQGETLNYMEIAHAQLSSLTRNFIVKYSDDLTFDYTKYEPIDSNPDKMPFFKLLNVDNDRMKHLQFMARFILIENANGYADLSDKKISEFIDDEKKEDGIGNYSFENKPIAIEVRKNLKAFYDIFKDDPMLDDTNGIKELSIEYFIISVYMIIRHLRMYYILDESTQLMMREFIYDFHKRWKTYDETTDNDMLTFCNRRQQGENDLEVRDMIMRQIFFQYLKDKNFELKEKDQQRAFSELQRILIYRKGKGHCQACLREGKTEKDARVSWSKYQADHVIPHSKGGQTHIDNGELLCTYHNLSKGAKTN; encoded by the coding sequence ATCAGAATACACCATAGTACCAACCGAAATTGGTATAAAAGATTTTTTGAATACAAAGAAGATTTTGTTACTCGTCCGCCCTATCAAAGGAAAGTTGTTTGGAGTAGAAAGAAAAAACAAGCGCTTATGGATAGCTTGTTCAGACGTTATTACATTCCAAAATTAGTTGTTCGTGAAGTTCGATTAGCGGACAATAGAACCGTTAATGAAATTGTAGATGGTCAACAAAGAATTACTACTGTTCAAGATTTTTTTGACAATCAATATCCTCTACCAAAATCGCTTCAAGATATTTCTAAGGATTTAGCCGGTAAGTATTATAAAGATTTAGATACTGAAATCAGGAAGTTTATTGACAAGTCCTTAAAATATCAAGCCGATGTAATCAAAAATATTGACCAACCATCAAGTGTAGAGCATCAATTAATTGCAACTGATATTTTTTGGCGTTTACAACAAGGCGAAACACTAAACTACATGGAAATTGCTCATGCACAATTATCTAGTTTAACTCGCAACTTCATAGTTAAATATTCTGATGACTTAACTTTTGATTATACTAAATATGAGCCAATTGATAGTAATCCTGACAAGATGCCTTTCTTTAAATTATTAAATGTTGATAATGACAGGATGAAACATTTACAATTTATGGCTCGTTTCATTTTAATAGAAAATGCTAATGGCTATGCCGATTTAAGTGATAAAAAAATATCAGAATTTATAGATGATGAAAAAAAGGAAGACGGGATTGGTAATTATTCCTTTGAAAACAAACCTATTGCGATTGAAGTAAGAAAAAATCTTAAAGCTTTTTATGATATTTTTAAAGACGATCCAATGCTTGATGATACAAATGGTATCAAAGAGCTTTCGATTGAGTATTTTATTATTTCAGTCTATATGATTATTAGACACCTCAGAATGTATTATATTTTGGATGAATCAACACAATTAATGATGAGAGAATTCATATATGATTTTCATAAAAGGTGGAAAACCTATGATGAAACGACAGATAATGATATGTTAACGTTTTGCAACAGAAGACAACAAGGGGAAAATGATTTGGAAGTAAGAGATATGATTATGAGACAAATATTCTTCCAATATTTAAAAGATAAAAATTTTGAGCTAAAAGAAAAAGACCAACAAAGAGCATTTTCTGAATTGCAAAGAATACTTATATATAGAAAAGGTAAAGGACATTGTCAAGCATGTTTAAGAGAAGGAAAAACAGAAAAAGATGCTAGAGTAAGTTGGTCAAAATACCAAGCAGACCATGTAATACCACATTCTAAAGGAGGACAAACACACATTGATAATGGAGAGCTTTTATGTACTTATCACAACCTATCGAAAGGAGCTAAAACAAATTAA
- a CDS encoding helix-turn-helix domain-containing protein: protein MKKTQSLRSVLGLTQDDLALILNVSRSQFSKYELGLRDIPLAAKRLLADLVAYGCAPLTDTPSPHLEAQNRQKHLAVGRMLKENEYQQELTRRKIATVESKYTEYLQALKVVDFLSVRRETQDPTDQAVLRAIAHKANKCLRSQGLDRLFRLKLKLYLLELEKMLLDAELRKFTLSPQPA from the coding sequence ATGAAAAAAACGCAATCTTTACGCAGTGTCTTGGGGCTGACCCAGGACGATTTGGCTCTGATTTTGAATGTGAGCCGCAGCCAATTCTCTAAGTATGAGTTGGGTTTACGCGATATTCCGCTCGCAGCGAAGCGACTGCTGGCCGACTTGGTAGCTTATGGTTGTGCCCCGCTCACCGACACTCCATCGCCCCACTTGGAAGCCCAAAATCGGCAAAAGCATTTGGCGGTAGGGCGGATGCTCAAGGAAAATGAGTACCAACAAGAGTTGACCCGCCGCAAGATTGCCACCGTAGAGAGCAAGTATACCGAGTATTTACAGGCGTTGAAGGTGGTTGACTTCCTCTCGGTACGCCGGGAAACTCAAGATCCTACCGACCAGGCGGTACTGCGTGCTATAGCCCATAAAGCCAATAAATGCTTGAGGTCGCAGGGGTTAGACCGACTTTTTCGGCTAAAGCTAAAGCTCTATTTACTCGAATTGGAGAAAATGCTGTTAGACGCCGAATTGCGAAAATTTACCCTAAGCCCACAGCCGGCCTAG
- a CDS encoding SNF2-related protein: MSNTDLTFFTNEPNNSLLDRFKATLKDTQYFDVLVGYFRASGFYQLYESLEPVDKIRILVGLSIDRDSYDMMQFHQQIGVLDFESHQRTKKKYQENLKEEIESSDENDNKLEIGIRKFIEFLRAECPDPVIDKVNNGNGKKLEIRAYPSKNIHAKVYIGKFKPEDRDYGFVVTGSSNFSESGFVANREFNVELRGKRDVLFAEEQFNTLWEESVDISDDFIDTITTKTWLNDQILPYELYLKLIYEYLEEDINLADEFEPFLPDGFMQLKYQNQAAIQAKKILETYNGVFLADVVGLGKTFITALLLQQLKGKTLVICPPVLREYWKDSLFDFGIRSFEVESLGKLDHILKKGIEKYDYIVVDEAHRFRNEGTQSYANLLDICRGKKVILVTATPLNNTVDDIFAQLKLFQAPKNSTIPGVPNLEKFFAGLKTKLSKLEKTDPEYKKLIKEVSESIRNNILRYVMVRRTRKDVMTYFKADMNKQGLKFPELDNPQKIVYEYKDELEEVFKRTIAKLQEFTYARYTPLLYYIGNKTLSEFEKQQQRNVGGFMKGVLVKRLESSFYAFRQSVDRFIISYEKFINMYQTQKFVYISKKIDVYDLLESDDIAKLEAFVDEDKAHKYDAKDFKNDFIEKLEFDLEILKEIQKDWKRVNEDPKLEQFIFELKNTKALKNNKLVIFTESKETGDYIYEALIDEFPNQVMFYSSKGGRHTDKKLTSNHIVSRDLITLNYDPNKKGKEQANDLKILIATDVLAEGINLHRSNVLVNYDLPWNPTRVLQRAGRVNRLGSTFSQVHIYNFFPTTQSDEHLGLEVNITNKIQMFHDILGEDAKYLSDGEEFGSQELFNTLNNKNSYTGEDGEGDSELKYLELIRKIRDEQPDLFEKIKNLPKKARSGFQKDKIEDDVLITFFRIGRLKKFYFNQLGKSNEVTFFDAVKELECKPETKKAAIPNDYYHLLQTNKTRFELDSTIGEDETKGSGGRSNAKYIEDRLKDKLFKNYKGFTDFDDEFINGVKEMLALGTIAKKTSQSIKKELERTIDPLETLSILRKHIRLVAIDGNNDTKKFQKREVILSGYLIK; encoded by the coding sequence ATGTCAAATACAGACCTAACATTTTTCACCAATGAGCCTAATAATTCGCTATTGGATAGATTTAAAGCAACATTAAAAGATACTCAATATTTTGATGTTTTAGTTGGATATTTTAGAGCTAGTGGATTTTATCAACTATATGAATCACTTGAGCCAGTTGATAAAATTAGAATTTTAGTAGGATTAAGTATCGATAGGGATTCTTATGATATGATGCAATTTCATCAACAAATTGGTGTTTTGGATTTTGAATCGCATCAAAGAACTAAAAAGAAATATCAAGAAAATTTAAAAGAAGAAATAGAATCAAGTGACGAAAACGATAACAAACTTGAAATAGGCATAAGAAAATTTATTGAATTTTTAAGAGCTGAATGTCCAGATCCAGTGATAGATAAAGTTAACAATGGCAACGGTAAAAAATTAGAAATTCGTGCTTATCCCTCTAAAAATATTCACGCGAAAGTTTATATTGGAAAATTTAAACCTGAAGATCGGGATTATGGTTTTGTAGTTACAGGTTCTAGCAACTTTTCAGAATCAGGTTTTGTTGCTAATCGTGAGTTCAATGTAGAGCTAAGAGGCAAGAGAGATGTTTTATTTGCTGAAGAACAATTCAATACTCTATGGGAAGAATCTGTTGATATTTCAGATGATTTTATAGACACAATTACAACTAAAACATGGCTAAATGACCAAATCTTACCTTATGAACTTTATTTAAAACTCATTTATGAATATTTGGAAGAAGATATAAATTTAGCTGATGAGTTTGAACCTTTTTTGCCGGATGGTTTTATGCAATTAAAATATCAAAATCAAGCTGCAATTCAAGCAAAAAAAATACTCGAAACATACAATGGTGTTTTCCTAGCTGATGTTGTTGGGCTTGGGAAAACTTTTATTACTGCTCTTTTATTACAACAGTTAAAAGGTAAAACTTTGGTAATTTGCCCTCCTGTGTTAAGAGAATACTGGAAGGATTCTTTATTTGATTTTGGAATTAGAAGTTTTGAAGTTGAATCTTTAGGTAAATTGGACCATATTCTAAAAAAAGGTATTGAAAAATATGATTATATTGTGGTAGATGAAGCGCATAGGTTCAGAAATGAAGGAACTCAATCGTATGCAAACCTTTTAGATATTTGTAGAGGGAAAAAAGTAATACTAGTTACAGCAACGCCTTTGAATAATACCGTTGATGATATATTTGCTCAACTTAAATTATTTCAGGCCCCAAAAAATTCTACAATTCCCGGAGTACCAAATCTTGAAAAGTTCTTCGCTGGCCTAAAGACTAAATTGTCTAAGTTAGAAAAAACAGACCCAGAGTATAAAAAACTAATAAAAGAAGTCTCCGAATCCATTCGAAATAATATTTTGCGTTATGTTATGGTTCGCAGAACCAGAAAAGATGTAATGACTTATTTTAAAGCGGATATGAACAAGCAAGGATTAAAGTTCCCTGAGTTGGATAATCCACAAAAAATAGTTTATGAATATAAAGATGAACTGGAAGAAGTTTTCAAAAGAACGATAGCCAAGCTTCAAGAATTTACTTATGCTCGATATACACCATTACTCTATTATATTGGTAACAAAACACTGAGTGAATTCGAAAAACAACAACAACGAAATGTTGGTGGATTCATGAAAGGCGTTTTAGTAAAACGATTAGAAAGTAGTTTTTATGCTTTTCGTCAAAGCGTTGATCGATTTATTATTTCTTACGAAAAATTCATCAACATGTACCAAACTCAAAAGTTTGTTTACATCAGCAAAAAAATAGATGTATATGACTTATTAGAAAGTGATGATATTGCAAAACTAGAGGCATTTGTTGATGAAGACAAAGCACACAAATATGATGCTAAAGATTTCAAAAATGATTTTATTGAAAAATTAGAGTTTGATTTAGAAATACTAAAAGAGATTCAGAAAGATTGGAAAAGAGTTAATGAAGATCCCAAATTAGAGCAATTCATTTTTGAACTTAAAAACACTAAAGCTTTAAAGAATAATAAGCTTGTCATTTTCACAGAATCTAAAGAAACAGGAGATTACATTTATGAAGCGTTAATTGACGAGTTTCCGAATCAAGTTATGTTTTACTCAAGTAAAGGAGGGAGACATACTGACAAGAAGTTAACTTCAAATCATATCGTTTCGAGAGATTTAATAACCTTAAATTACGATCCAAACAAAAAAGGAAAAGAGCAAGCTAACGATTTGAAAATTTTAATTGCAACTGATGTACTTGCAGAGGGTATTAACTTACACCGCTCTAATGTTTTAGTAAATTATGATTTACCTTGGAATCCAACAAGAGTTTTACAAAGAGCTGGGCGTGTAAATCGTTTAGGAAGCACATTTTCTCAAGTTCATATATACAACTTCTTCCCTACTACTCAATCCGATGAACATCTTGGTTTGGAAGTAAACATCACTAATAAAATTCAAATGTTTCACGATATTTTGGGTGAAGATGCTAAATATTTGAGTGATGGTGAAGAATTTGGAAGTCAAGAACTATTCAATACTTTGAATAACAAAAATTCTTATACCGGTGAAGATGGCGAAGGTGATTCTGAGCTAAAATATTTAGAATTGATTAGAAAAATTAGAGATGAACAACCGGACCTATTTGAAAAAATAAAAAATTTACCTAAAAAAGCACGCTCTGGTTTTCAAAAAGACAAAATTGAAGATGATGTATTAATTACTTTTTTCAGAATTGGACGATTGAAAAAATTCTACTTCAACCAACTTGGAAAATCTAATGAAGTTACTTTTTTTGATGCTGTTAAAGAATTAGAATGCAAACCAGAAACAAAAAAAGCAGCAATACCTAATGATTACTATCATTTATTGCAAACTAATAAAACTCGTTTCGAATTAGATTCAACCATTGGTGAAGACGAAACAAAAGGAAGCGGTGGACGTTCTAATGCTAAATATATTGAAGACCGCCTTAAAGATAAATTGTTTAAAAACTATAAAGGTTTTACTGACTTTGATGATGAATTCATCAATGGTGTAAAAGAAATGTTAGCACTTGGAACCATTGCTAAAAAGACATCACAATCTATTAAGAAAGAATTAGAAAGAACAATAGACCCATTAGAGACATTGTCAATTCTAAGAAAACACATTCGTTTGGTTGCAATTGATGGAAATAATGATACTAAAAAGTTCCAAAAGCGTGAAGTGATACTCTCGGGATATTTAATTAAATAA